From the genome of Candidatus Paceibacterota bacterium:
GCCGCCATCGAACATCTAAAAGTGCTCCACGGTTGTGACGTCCACCTCACGCATATCCCGTCGCCCGGTGACGCCGCCGGTTTGCGCAAGCTCGGCGTGAACGCCACCAGCCAGCCGGAATTCGCCTCAAAGTACCTATTTGTGAGCTGACGCGGAGCACGATTCCGCCTGGCCTCTCCCGAGAGGACGGTTGGATGGGCACCCTGGCAGCGGCAAGCCGCGTCCTCCCGCTTGCGCCACCGCATTAGGGTGGCGCAACAACGGTCAAAGCTGCCGCTCGCAATTTTGCGCGCGGCCAAGGGCAGTAAGGAGTCGCTATGCTCAGCCGCCGGCGCTGGCCAGCTCTTCATTCGTCGCGACGTTCACAATCTTGAACTGCTCGGCGTGAAGAGAAGGTTCGGCGCGGAAGGAGAGCTTGCCGAAATAGCGCTTCTCCATCTCGATGAGGTGCTTCTCGTCTTCGGTGCGGAGGCGTTCGAGGATGGTCGGGTGCACGACGATGCGTAACTGGAAATCCGACTCGTCGCGCGAACGGCGCTTCAGGATTTCGCCGAGCTTGCGCTGGATCTCGACGCTCATTGTGAGTGCGCTTTTGACTTTGCCGCGGCCTTTGCAGTAGGGGCAATCATCATACACGGCGGCATTGACGCTCTCGGAGTGGCGCTGACGGGTCATTTCCATCAGGCCGAGCTGAGAGATGGGCAAAACATGAGTCTTGGCTTTATCACGACGCAGCCCCTCCTTCATGCGCTGGTAGACCTGTTGCTGGTCACGGCGGGACTTCATGTCAATGAAATCGAGCACAATAAGTCCGCCCATGTTGCGCAGGCGAAGCTGGCGGCTGATTTCATCGGCCGCCTCGAGGTTCACCTTCAAGATGGTGGATTCCTGGTCTTTGCCGCCCTTGTGGCGGCCGGTGTTGACGTCAATAGCGACGAGCGCCTCAGTCTCGTCCACGACGATGTAACCGCCGCTCTTCAAATGAACCTGGCGGGAGAAAGCGTTCTCCAGTTGCCGGGTAATGCTGAAGCGGTCAAAGATCGGTTGAGGGTCGCTGTAAAGGATGATCTTTCCGGCGGAACGCTTGGAGATTCTGGAGATCAAATCCCGCATCCGGTCGCACGCCCTGGGGCTGTCCACCACAATGCGCTCGACGTCTTCGGTTAGGAAGTCGCGCACGGTGCGCTCGATGAGGTCCGGCTCCTGGAACACGCAGCTGGGCGGCGGTTGGGATTTTATGCGCTCCTGGATCTGGTTCCACTCCTCGAGGAGCAGGGCGAGGTCGCGCACAAAGTAGCGTTTTTGCTGGCCTTCGCCGGCGGTGCGCATGATGACGCCCATGCCGTCGGGGATGGCCAGATCGCGAAGAATCTTCTTGAGCCGCTGGCGCTCCTGCTGGTTCTCGATCTTGCGGGAGATGCCGCTTTGGTCTGAGTTCGGGAGCAGGACCAGGTAGCGTCCCGGGAGGACCAGGTTGGTTGTCACCCGCGGGCCCTTAGTGCCGATCGGGCCCTTGGTCACCTGGGCGATGATGTCGCTGCCGGGCGGGTACAGGCGCGGGATGTCCTTTTGCGTAATCTTGGGTTTGTCGCGCCGCTTCCCCGGCCGATCAACAATCTCGACGCCGCTGTCGAAAGCATTGGGCACAATATCCCAGTAATGCAGGAAAGCGTTTTTCTCGAATCCGATATCCACAAAGGCGGCCTTGAGACCGTCTTCCAGGTTTCGCACCCGGCCCTTGAAGATGCTGCCGACCAGCCGTTCCTCGGTCGTCCGCTCGATGGTGAATTCCTCCAGCCGGCCTTCTTCGGAGACCGCGACGCGGGTTTCGAGCGTCTCGGCATTGATGACCACTTCCTTGTGGATGCGTTTGACTGGCTTGATCAGCCGTTGGACCTTCTTGACGAGCGTGTTCGCCGCGGCGCGGATGGTTTCCACAATTCCCTTCGGCGGGTCCTTAACGGGCACTGGGGAGAAGGGTTTGTCTTCCTGCACCTCGGCGGGAGTGCCCGGGTGAGGTTCTCGGAAACGGCCTTTGCCCGGGCCTTTCGCCTCCGGCGTTTCTCGCGGCAGACCTTCAGGTGGCAGGCCCGCGGCCACGTTTTCAGCGCGCTCGATTTCGTGCGCATGGCGGTGCTCAAAGAGCTTCTCAGGCCCGGCGGGCTTGCCCAATGCCTCGGCGCGAGCTTGCATGGCTTCGCGATCGGAGTGGGGCTGTCCATGGCCGAGCCCGCCGCTGGGGCGAAAACGCATGCCGCGCCGTCGCCGGGAAAAACTTCTGTCACTCATAGGTTTAATATGCCTTTCGATAGATAAACACGTTTTGCAGGATGCCCATAGCGATCAACGAGCCGAGCACTGAGGATCCGCCGTAACTTAGCAGCGGCAGTGGCACGCCCGTCACGGGCATTATCCGAATGTTCATGCCGATATTGATGAATACATGGCTGAAGAGCAGGGTTACCACGCCCACCGCCATCAACTTGCCCAGGCGGTCGCGTGCCTGGCCGGCGATTCTGATTCCTGTGAACAGAACCACTCCATACAGCGTGAGCACGGCCACGCTGCCGACAAAGCCACTCTCCTCGGCAATGACGGAGAAGATGAAGTCGTTGTGCGCCACTGATCGCGGCAGGTAGCCGAGGGCATTCTGCGTGCCTTGCCGCCAGCCTTTGCCCGTCAACCCGCCCGAGCCGACGGAGATCAATGCCTGCCGCATGTTGTGCGTGTAATCGGCCTGCTGCTGGCGCAGGCGTGCTCGATCCGCCTTGGACGCGCCGGGAGGCGGAGATTCCTCTATGCCGAAGTACACCAGCAGACGGCGCCGCTGATAGTCTTCCAGTGTAACCTGCCAGTTCTTTGGCGCGAACAGCACATCCACCAGGAACAGGGCACCCAGGATTCCGACCCCGCCGACCAGCCGCAGGAGGTAGCGCCTTGGAATGCCGGCCACGAACAGCATGGCCAGCCCGGCCGGCAGCAGTACGAGGGCCGAGCCGAGATCCGGCTCCTTCAGAATCAGGATGAACGGCACCATCATCAGGCCGAGGGCCTTCAGGAAGATGGACACCACGCGCAGCTCCTCAACCGGGCGACTCAGGAAATGCGCCTGGGCCAGGATGAAGGCGAGCTTGGCAAACTCGGATGGCTGCAGACTGAAGAGGCCGAAATCAAACCATCTCCGCGCGCCGAAACGCACCGTGCCGAAAAGAAGCACCATGACCAGCAGCGCCATGGCTATCCAATAGGCAACCATGGACCACCGGGCCAGCGTGTGATAGTCCACGCAGCAGAGAGCCGCCGCCGCGCCCATCCCGAGCACATACCAGAGGACCTGCCGGAACCAGCTCTGATTGTACCAGGGCGCCAGCCGAGCCGATTCGCTCACCATCGTGGCGCTGTACACGAACGCCCCGCCCAGCAGCATCAAACCCAGCAGTGCAGCCAACTGCAGCCGGTCAATGCGCGACGGACGTTCGTTGAGGCTGACTTCAAACATTGTCGTTAAAGCGCTTGAGCCATGGTTGCGACTTTGCCATCACCGCCCTGGTAGCATGCCTGAATTGCGGTGTAGATCTTCTGGGCGATCGGGGCACTGGTGGCCGCGCCGGAAATGCCGCCTTCGACCATGGTCACGACGGCGAAACGGGGCTGGTCGTAGGGCGCAAAAGATATGAACCAGGTGATGTGGTTCACCAGCGCACCGGCGGCATTCTTCACTTGGGCGGTGCCCGTCTTGCCGGCGATCTTCAGGCCAGGGACGGCGGCCTTGACGCCGGTGCCGTCGGCATCCTCAACATCCGCCAGCATCGCTTCCCGAACGATTTCCAGGTTGCGCGGCTTGACCTGCAGCTCATTTCGCACCCGGACTGTAGGGAAGTAATTCGTCGGCCCGCCGAGCATCGGGTCCATGGGTTCGATGCGGTCCACGAGACGCGGCCACAAGACCTTGCCGCCGTTGGCGATGGCGGCTGTTGCCACGGCCATTTGGATTGGCGTCACGGCCATTTGGCCCTGGCCGATGCACAGGTTGCCGGTGTCACCGTCGTACCAACCCGAGCTGACGGTCTTGAGGCTGGGGAAGATGCCGCTGACTTCCTGGCGGGTGGGAAGCCCGGTTCGCTTGCCAAGCTGGAAACGCTGGCCCAACTCGACGATGTTGGAGATGCCCGCCACGTGCAGGCCGTTATGGATAAAGTAGGCGTTGCAGGAGGCCTTTATCGCGCGGCGGAAGTCATAATCTCCCGGCGTGACCAGGTCGCCAAACCGTTTCCTGCCCACATAGATGTAGCCCGGACTATGCACCGTCGCGTGGCGGTTCAGCCCCGCTTCGAGGCACGCCAAACCGATGATCGGTTTGAATATCGAGCCCGCGGCATAGTTCTCCTGGGTCGCCCGGTTCTTCTCGGCTCCCAGTTCGGTGATGTGCCGCCACTCGGCATGCGACAGGCTGGGAATGTAGGAATTGGGATTGAAGCTCGGCGATGACACCAGCGCCAGAACGTCCCCGTTGCGCGTATCGAGAACTACAGCGGCACCGCGGGCGGCGGGTCCGGCAACTTGCAGGGCCTGCTCGGCTGCCTGCTGAATGCGCAGGTCAAGAGTGAGCACCACATTGGAGCCGGGCTCAGCCGGAATCCAGACATTCTCGGTCTGGCGGTAGCCCATGTTGTTCACCAGAACGGATTTCGCGCCGGCCATGCCGCGCAATGCTCTATCGAATCCGAACTCGACCCCAACCGTGCCGCGGTAATCTGGAAGGCGGAAGGAGAAGAACGCTTCCTCACCCTCCACCGAGCTGTCATCCCGCCGCAAATGGCCAAGGACATGGGCGGCAGTAGTGCCGTGGGGGTAGAAACGGGTGGACTGAACCTCCAGATCTACGCCCATCGGGTTGGTGGACTGTTCCTCGAAGCGCGCGATTTGGGTGGAGTTCAAATCCGTAACCACGGGGTAGGGCAGGGCAAGGCGGGTCTCATAATGCCGGGCGAAGTTGGTGGCATCAATGGAGAGCGGCTGGCGGAGTCGCAGGCTGACCTGCTGCACCACATTGCTGGCGACCTCGTAGCGCGCCTCCCGCCGCACCCGGGCTTTCTCCTTCAGCGTGTACAGGAACTGCTTTCGTTCTTCGCGGGTGAGTTCTCGATTGAGCTTCCGGCTCAATTCCTCCTGCTGCCGCTTCAGCTCGCTGCGGACACGCGCCGCCTTTTCCGTATAGGTGGCATCGAACGCACCGCGCAATTCCTCAAGGTACAAACTGATATTGTAGGTGGGCCGATTCTCGGCCAGAACAACACCGTTCCGGTCAAGTATCCGGCCGCGCACGGCGGGAATGCGCACGGTGCGGAAAGACTGGGTCTGCAGGTTTGCCTGGTAGTCGCGCGCTGACACCACCTGCACCCACCACAGGCCAATGAGCAGGACGCCCATGGCGCACAGCACTACAAACGCGAGCAGCCGCAACTGCGGATCGTCCTTCTTCAGTTGATCGAAGATAAGCATCAGCTTGAAGTGGAGTGAGGCAGTGAGTGAATGCCTGGGTGATGGGGTGAGCGCCTGCCCGGTGCTGGCTCGGCCATTGCTCCGGAATCCCAATATCCTGATAAGCCGCGAGTGATCATAGTCGTCCCCTCCGGATTTCCCGGTCGGGCCGGAAGCTGCTCTGCGTATCGGCGTGATGGACCAGCGTGCGCTGCAGCCACCCGAACAGCTCGAAAAAAATGGGAGTCGCAATGGCCCCGCCCAGGCTCAGGACAATCAGTTGCCAAAGTGTGCCCCAACCCAGCAGCGGCGCGCGGGCCATTGTGAGCAACAGCAGCAGCGTCAAGACCGGCGCCGCCGCGCTGGCGGCCAGGCCCAGGACCACCTGGGCAAAGATCTGGTCGCGCAAAATCAGCTCGCGTTTCAGGTGCAGCGCCAGTCCAATTGCGAATAGCGGGAACACCGTCACCCCAAGGGGGTTGGCGGAGAGGGAGTCAAACCAGAGTCCGCCCAAGAGGGCAAGCAGCGTCACGGTGGTGAGACCGGTGCAGAGGCTGGCATAGACCATGAGTGGCGGCAGCAAGTCCACCTGTGCGCCGAATACATGGCGTATGCCGCCAAACGCGGCTTCCCAGAAGACGGCCAGGTAGGCCGCAACAAGCACCAGCGCTGTGTGAAGCCAGTTCATGGAAACATCACCCACACTTCCTCCAGCGAGTTCAGGTTTGCCGCCAACTTCACGCGCGCCTCGGTGCGCGCGCCGTAGTCCACCGGCTGCACATCCACGATCTGGCCGATTGGAATTCCCTTCGGGAATATCCCCCCCTCACCGCTGGTAATCACCAGTTGCGCCGGTTTGAGATTGGCGGTGCGGGAGAGATAACCCAGCACCACGAGTTCGGTGTCCAGCGGTCCGGCTGCGCCGACAACCCCGATATCGCGGGTTTCGTTCTCGACCCGGGCCGAGACTTTGCAGTTGGGATCACCCAGGAGCGTGACTTGGGAGCGGGTGAGGCTGACTGAGGAAATCCGCCCGACCAGCCCCTCAGTAGTCAGCACTGGCTGGTTCACTCGCACATTATCACGGCTGCCAAGATCAATCTGAAGGGTGCGCCACCAGTTGGCCGGTTCGCGCAGGACTACCCGAGCCAGCTTGAGCTTCCAAGGCGCCTGCCGCTGCCAGCCGACGTGTTGGTGCAACCGGTCATTCTCGCGGGCAATCTCCTCGGCCTGCATGGTCTGCAGCTTCAGCCGCTGGTTTTCCCGGCGTTGGCTTTCGAGGAGCTTGAGCAGTTCCCGCCGCGGCACAATAGCGTCGCCCGCGGCGCCGGCTACGTGTGGGGCGGAGCCGGCCAGGCCGAACAGCGGGACAAACAGGCTGCCGACAGTCAACTTGAGCCGGGCTGCCGTCGGCGCTGGCAAGTTCAGGACCAGCAGCGTCAGCAGCACAACCAGACTCAATGCAATGTAATGTGGCCGTCTAAACATCTAAACAATCGGCAGTGGGCAATCCGCAGCCGGCACGACGCAAATGGCCCGCAAAAGCGGATCACCGTTTACCGATTACCAGCGACTGATGACGACAGGAGGGAGCTAATTGGAATTGGAGGAGACGCGCTTGAGAAACTGGAGTTCCTGCAACACCCGGCCGGTGCCTTCAGCAACCGCGCTGAGCGGGTCGTCGGCGATGTGGACCGGCAGGCCGGTTTCTTCGGCCACCAAACGGTCAACGCCGCGCAACAACGATCCGCCACCCGCCATGACTATGCCGCGGTCCACCAAATCGGCGGACAGCTCCGGCGGACAGCGTTCGAGGGTGATGCGTACAGACTCCAAAATGCTCGACAGCGGCTCTTGCAAGGCTTCGCGAACCTCTTCGGAGCGGATGGTCAGCGTTTTCGGCAGACCAGCGCTCAAATCGCGTCCCTTGACTTCCATTGTTAGTTCCTGCTCCAGCGGAAAAGCTGAGCCAATTCGCATCTTGATTTCTTCCGCTGTGCGTTCGCCTATCATCAAATTATAGGCCCGTTTAATATGCGCCACGATCGTCTCGTCGAATTCGTCTCCGCCCACCCGCAGGCTGCGGCTGAAGACGATGCCGGCCAGGGAAATGATTGCAATCTCGCAAGTCCCGCCGCCGACATCTACGATCATGTTCCCCGCTGGCTCATGCACCGGCAACCCGACGCCGATGGCCGAAGCCATCGGTTGTTCGATCAAATACACTTCCCGGGCGCCGGCATGAGTCGCGGAGTCCTTAACCGCCCGCTTTTCCACTT
Proteins encoded in this window:
- a CDS encoding Rne/Rng family ribonuclease produces the protein MSDRSFSRRRRGMRFRPSGGLGHGQPHSDREAMQARAEALGKPAGPEKLFEHRHAHEIERAENVAAGLPPEGLPRETPEAKGPGKGRFREPHPGTPAEVQEDKPFSPVPVKDPPKGIVETIRAAANTLVKKVQRLIKPVKRIHKEVVINAETLETRVAVSEEGRLEEFTIERTTEERLVGSIFKGRVRNLEDGLKAAFVDIGFEKNAFLHYWDIVPNAFDSGVEIVDRPGKRRDKPKITQKDIPRLYPPGSDIIAQVTKGPIGTKGPRVTTNLVLPGRYLVLLPNSDQSGISRKIENQQERQRLKKILRDLAIPDGMGVIMRTAGEGQQKRYFVRDLALLLEEWNQIQERIKSQPPPSCVFQEPDLIERTVRDFLTEDVERIVVDSPRACDRMRDLISRISKRSAGKIILYSDPQPIFDRFSITRQLENAFSRQVHLKSGGYIVVDETEALVAIDVNTGRHKGGKDQESTILKVNLEAADEISRQLRLRNMGGLIVLDFIDMKSRRDQQQVYQRMKEGLRRDKAKTHVLPISQLGLMEMTRQRHSESVNAAVYDDCPYCKGRGKVKSALTMSVEIQRKLGEILKRRSRDESDFQLRIVVHPTILERLRTEDEKHLIEMEKRYFGKLSFRAEPSLHAEQFKIVNVATNEELASAGG
- a CDS encoding FtsW/RodA/SpoVE family cell cycle protein; this translates as MFEVSLNERPSRIDRLQLAALLGLMLLGGAFVYSATMVSESARLAPWYNQSWFRQVLWYVLGMGAAAALCCVDYHTLARWSMVAYWIAMALLVMVLLFGTVRFGARRWFDFGLFSLQPSEFAKLAFILAQAHFLSRPVEELRVVSIFLKALGLMMVPFILILKEPDLGSALVLLPAGLAMLFVAGIPRRYLLRLVGGVGILGALFLVDVLFAPKNWQVTLEDYQRRRLLVYFGIEESPPPGASKADRARLRQQQADYTHNMRQALISVGSGGLTGKGWRQGTQNALGYLPRSVAHNDFIFSVIAEESGFVGSVAVLTLYGVVLFTGIRIAGQARDRLGKLMAVGVVTLLFSHVFINIGMNIRIMPVTGVPLPLLSYGGSSVLGSLIAMGILQNVFIYRKAY
- a CDS encoding penicillin-binding transpeptidase domain-containing protein: MLIFDQLKKDDPQLRLLAFVVLCAMGVLLIGLWWVQVVSARDYQANLQTQSFRTVRIPAVRGRILDRNGVVLAENRPTYNISLYLEELRGAFDATYTEKAARVRSELKRQQEELSRKLNRELTREERKQFLYTLKEKARVRREARYEVASNVVQQVSLRLRQPLSIDATNFARHYETRLALPYPVVTDLNSTQIARFEEQSTNPMGVDLEVQSTRFYPHGTTAAHVLGHLRRDDSSVEGEEAFFSFRLPDYRGTVGVEFGFDRALRGMAGAKSVLVNNMGYRQTENVWIPAEPGSNVVLTLDLRIQQAAEQALQVAGPAARGAAVVLDTRNGDVLALVSSPSFNPNSYIPSLSHAEWRHITELGAEKNRATQENYAAGSIFKPIIGLACLEAGLNRHATVHSPGYIYVGRKRFGDLVTPGDYDFRRAIKASCNAYFIHNGLHVAGISNIVELGQRFQLGKRTGLPTRQEVSGIFPSLKTVSSGWYDGDTGNLCIGQGQMAVTPIQMAVATAAIANGGKVLWPRLVDRIEPMDPMLGGPTNYFPTVRVRNELQVKPRNLEIVREAMLADVEDADGTGVKAAVPGLKIAGKTGTAQVKNAAGALVNHITWFISFAPYDQPRFAVVTMVEGGISGAATSAPIAQKIYTAIQACYQGGDGKVATMAQAL
- the mreC gene encoding rod shape-determining protein MreC, with amino-acid sequence MFRRPHYIALSLVVLLTLLVLNLPAPTAARLKLTVGSLFVPLFGLAGSAPHVAGAAGDAIVPRRELLKLLESQRRENQRLKLQTMQAEEIARENDRLHQHVGWQRQAPWKLKLARVVLREPANWWRTLQIDLGSRDNVRVNQPVLTTEGLVGRISSVSLTRSQVTLLGDPNCKVSARVENETRDIGVVGAAGPLDTELVVLGYLSRTANLKPAQLVITSGEGGIFPKGIPIGQIVDVQPVDYGARTEARVKLAANLNSLEEVWVMFP
- a CDS encoding rod shape-determining protein, which translates into the protein MFAQLKSLFSNDIGIDLGTANSVVYVRDRGIVLREPSVVAIQAGTTNVLAVGEEAKRMLGRTPGNIVAIRPMKDGVIADFEITEAMLRHFIQKVHHRKLIAPRVVVAVPSGITEVEKRAVKDSATHAGAREVYLIEQPMASAIGVGLPVHEPAGNMIVDVGGGTCEIAIISLAGIVFSRSLRVGGDEFDETIVAHIKRAYNLMIGERTAEEIKMRIGSAFPLEQELTMEVKGRDLSAGLPKTLTIRSEEVREALQEPLSSILESVRITLERCPPELSADLVDRGIVMAGGGSLLRGVDRLVAEETGLPVHIADDPLSAVAEGTGRVLQELQFLKRVSSNSN